The Triticum aestivum cultivar Chinese Spring unplaced genomic scaffold, IWGSC CS RefSeq v2.1 scaffold175355, whole genome shotgun sequence sequence TCGGTTGCCACATCTAACTGTTGAAACGTGAACCTCATCGGTGTCCCTTGCAGCTTACCAAACtctgcctcctcttcctccatctcATGGCATCGTCGTGTCAGTCTTCGATGTACGACGAAAAGGATGAATGCTGCAGTTAAAATGAAACTGACTACAGACCCTACAATTGCAATTGAAACAACTGTGTCTACTTTTTTGGATGGGGGTCCTGTGCTTGATGGCCCAATAGCAGTTGAATTAGGAGGACTTGGAGCCGGCGAAGATGCTAGATTGATCGGTGGGCAGAAGACTACCTGGTAGTTGACTCCTGTCGGGCAACTGAAGTCGGTTTCTTTGGGAGCATGGTTGGAGAAGCTTAATGCCTGCGGGCACATCCGCACAAAGAAGGTCGAGTATTTGGTGGGTTCACAGCGGGGCCCGAGGCAGCAGTGCATGGACTCATCGTTGAACACTCGACATGGGCTTCTGCAGCCTCCCGGCGCCTTGAGCTTGCTCGGACACTGCGACGTGATGTCGGCCACGCAGCGCGGCCCCTTGCTGCACCCTAGTCCTTGCCCCTTGACCGGCATTGGCAGGAACTCCATGGGTACGTTGAAGCCGTCGCGGAGTGAGATCTCGAAGAAAGTGTTACTGCCATGCTGGTTGAGGGCAAAATCAGCAATTGTGAGTGGCAGCTCACCACTGGTCTTGCAGGCGAGCAGGCCGCCGCAGTCACCTGTCTGGCACGACCCGTTGCCTTTGCTGTCGAATGAGCAGCCTGTTCGTGCCCAGATGTGCCCGCTACTGGTGTCATCAGCCATGTTGAGGGTCCATGTCTTCCCTGGGTCCAgccgcatgccgccgccgccgccctctagCAATTCGTTACCGTCCAATAGCACAGCCGCCGGCCACACGGTGTAGGAACATCGGTTGGTGATGTTGAACGTGACGGCGGTGGTAGTGCTTACGACTggcaggaggaggaagagcaggagGAGGAGAGTTACAGAGGTAGCCGTGGCTGCCATTTGTGTTGTGCGGCCGGTTTGCTCCAGTTGCTAGTTGAACCTGAAGTGAATAAATTCCCTTTATTGTGTGTGATGATACGTAGCTTCTTTGTTGAGGAATAAATTACTAATATGACTTAGCTTGGAGGAAGTGGTCGATAAAACTGAATCAGTGTGTAGTTCTCTAAAGATTTGCGAACGTGCTGGAAATGTTCAACGGTCATCTCATCTGCCGTCCTCCACTATATATCAAGCCGGCTACCACTGGGCACATAACCTAATTGCCGTCCTCCACTATCATACAGCCTTTGTTAATTCCTGATTTGCTGTACGTTCTTGATGCGACAGTCAGACCGCCGGCAGCTGCAGGCCTGGATATCTTGAGTGGTCAACTTACTATATGGGGTGCAAAATGTCTCTTGAGCTATGTATGCCAAGCCTTCTAAAGTGAATGTATTAAGGATTGGAGTTGAGGGCACCAAAAAAACTTAAGAACAAGTAAAACCATGTACGTACGTCATGGTCACCAGCCATTTCTTtgtagtttgcatataagatttggtcaaaggcaaactttatgaagtttgactagCTTATATCAACGTTCACACTATGAAATCAGTATTATTAGATGCATgataaaattaattttcataacatataactttagtattgtagatgttgatatttttctcTACAAAGTTAACCAAGTATTTACAGGCTCCACTGGAACTTGTTCACGCGCATTTGATATGTACATGCACAAGTATGGTTATTTGGGAGGGCAAATCCTTTGCAGAGCGTAGAGAGCCTGCCATTTGAAGTTCATCGATGATGTAATCACTTGCCCGGTCATGCCAGATGCCTGTGCTGGTGCAAAACCTGTTGCGAGATATAACAAGCGATTTTttaactttttgtttcttttaaaAATATGAATATTTTATAAAATATGTGATAACTTTTTTTATTAGATAAACATTTTTAATAATATGTGCACATTTTTTAAAACACATTTATTTTTTccatataaaaaaatatttttaaaaatacatgaacatttttctaaatgcGTTGAATTCCTCTtttaaatacatgaacatttttcaaagtacggaacattttttaaaatacatgaactCTTTAAAAAAGAAAAATGAGCATTTTCTAAAATGCTATGAATATATTTTTAAAACTACATGCCCCTCTGCGAGATTTTTATGGAGTTGCATGCGCGAGATTATGGGCGGCAGTTGGTGCCCTGCTGACCTCCCGGATATGTTTGCGGAGGTTCTTACCTTTCCTAGTGCAGCGCGTCCCTCCCTCTGGGTTTTGGTTGGGTCGCTGATGTGGACATTATGGAATGTCCGTAATAAATTGGTGATTGAGCAGATCATTCCGCATTGTGTGACTGACGCCATTTACAAACTGTGTGGCTTTCTACAGCTCTGAAGGCCGCCTAGCAAACTCCAAGACCGTCTCTCCATCGACCGGATGATCACCGACCTCCACGCCCCCGCATCCAGACTTGCTCCACGCTTCAACCATCGTTCCCTCTTCCCCCTCCGGAGTCGGATTAGCTTTTGTTGCTTGATTTTGGGGATTGCTGTGCTGCTCTCCCAGTAAGACATTTGTTTCTTGTACTTGTGTGTTGGTTGTGTCTGGTCCGGTCGACGGAACCTTGCTACCGTTACTTTGTTCTGTAGTCGTTGCTTTAAAATATAaagcggggaaaccctttttcatCAAAATACCTGCATATCATTCTGAAATTGTCTCAGGTTACTCTCCCACAAAAGGACTTGCGGACTGTAAGAAATCCTCTGGAAATTAAGGTGTTGTAAGAAGAGTTCGTGGCTGAGCTGTGTGTCAATCGTGTGAAGGGCCACAGGAACGGCAGCTACCTCCTGTCCTGTACACCTTCCAATTACTACTTTGCAGGTCTGTTCCTTGCATTCATCCATTGTTTCTTGTAGCTCCAGACAGAGCACACAGCTTTGCAAGCTTAAAAAGTCTTAAATCTTTGGATTGAAAATGCACCAAAATCCTCAAACGGTCAGTGAAACAAATAATTTGCCCCGCCAACTGCCAACATTGTTAGTTACATGTAGTGGTGAAAAGGAGCAAAAGAATCCCATATATGTAGCATTTTACAGTTTTTTTTCTTGTGACGATTTGAGATATAGGTTCGAGCCATATTTTCCGCTTGCGAGGAAATCGAGCAATATTGTCAGCTGAGGTGTTGTTTCTATCTCATTAGTGTTGGACAAGCTATCCTAACTAGTTCTTGTCTCTGAAAAACTATTTTTGTCAGCGGATGTCTGCAAGACGCTCTGCAGTTCCAGAATCCAGATAATAATATGCAGTCTCTGGCCTTGCAAAGCTCTGCACAAGCATGCATGACGAGCCTTGCAAACCTCTGCACAAGCATGCATGAGGAACAACAGGACAGATGGCAGGAGGTTGGTGTTACAAATGTAATCCATGTCCTGAACCATACAACCATTAATAATCCTAGGAATCTGTAAAATATATTGCCATGTCAACACATCAAAACATGGCAGTTCGAACCAGATTGACACCAGTTCAGTTCAGAGAGCACAACATGCTACGCCACTGCTGCTACCGCCCTGTCGCCCTTCCCGGCGGCGCTCCGGCGGTGTCTTACGGCCACCCGTGCACTTCCTGTGGCAGTCCGCCACTCTGCCCTAGCTGCGCATCTCTTCCCCAGAGCCGCTGccgctactgtcgacctcctccgcCACCCCGCCACATCAGGATTCAGTAAAGGTGAACCTTCCTCCTTTTCCTTGCTCCTATTTGTACTGGATGTTCCCTACGGTTCACCACAGGTTTTGGAATCATATGTGCCTAGTACAGGTTTGGGGATCCTGCTGCCAATCGATCACTCGTGCAACAATTCAGCACACGGCATGGCTGAGGACTAATTCAGCACACGGCATGGCTGAAGATACAACAGACTTGTCATTTTCTTTACATAAGAATATCTCATGTCCTACTTGTAATCTAATTGTCTATCTTGTCAAGATTTTCTCATTTCACCTGGGACCTGATACATGTGAAGCTAGAGGTGGAACCGATGAGACCACATTTCCAGCAGCGCCGAAATACACTTGACTTGTTGCAATGAAGTTATGATCAATGTTGCTCTCTGCATTCATGGCACCTTCCAAGACCTTGACTACCTCGGACATTTTAGGCCTTCTTTTGCAATCAATCTGCAAACACCACATTGCGAGATTCATCATCTCAATTACATCCTGCTTATGTGCTAGCATATCGTTACTCTTATTGTCAATCAATTCTACCAACCGATTAGTCTTCACCTTTTCCTCCAATTGGGTGATGAGATGGATGCTCTCTTCAGATCGAGAATTGTCGAGGTTCTTTCTTCCGCTGATGACTTCCATGACCACAACACCAAAGCTATAGACATCGGCCTTTTCCGTGATCTGTGATGTCAACCATTCAGGAGCTAAATATCCAGGTGTGCCTCTCATTCTGGTAAACACTTGACTCATATCCCTGTCAATGATCTTGCATAGTCCAAAATCAGAAAGTTTAGCATTGAAGTCATCATCTAAGAGGATGTTTTGTGGTTTGACATCCAAATGGGCAATCTTCTTCAT is a genomic window containing:
- the LOC123172372 gene encoding PR5-like receptor kinase, translated to MAATATSVTLLLLLFLLLPVVSTTTAVTFNITNRCSYTVWPAAVLLDGNELLEGGGGGMRLDPGKTWTLNMADDTSSGHIWARTGCSFDSKGNGSCQTGDCGGLLACKTSGELPLTIADFALNQHGSNTFFEISLRDGFNVPMEFLPMPVKGQGLGCSKGPRCVADITSQCPSKLKAPGGCRSPCRVFNDESMHCCLGPRCEPTKYSTFFVRMCPQALSFSNHAPKETDFSCPTGVNYQVVFCPPINLASSPAPSPPNSTAIGPSSTGPPSKKVDTVVSIAIVGSVVSFILTAAFILFVVHRRLTRRCHEMEEEEAEFGKLQGTPMRFTFQQLDVATEQFKDKLGEGGFGSVYKGRLGEERIAVKRLDQAGQGKSEFLAEVQTIGSIHHINLVRLFGFCAEKSHRLLVYEYMPKGSLDKWIYCQHNNTAPPLQWRVRCRIITNIAKGLSYLHEDCMKRIAHLDVKPQNILIDHDFNAKISDFGLCKLIDRDMSQVVTRMRGTPGYLAPEWLTSHITEKADVYSFGVVVMEIVSGRKNLDTSRSEESIHLITLLEEKVKNGHLVDLIDKNSNDMQAHEQDVIQMMKLAMWCLQIDCKRRPKMSEVVKVLEGTMDAESKIDLNFVVTNQANFGVAANVTSSAAPLASHLSGPR